The Lucilia cuprina isolate Lc7/37 chromosome 5, ASM2204524v1, whole genome shotgun sequence genome includes a window with the following:
- the LOC111684620 gene encoding TBC1 domain family member 8B isoform X1, with the protein MWIEPKEILLPSAFWLVEKRSNYFVLQKRRGHGESRGLGSLLVGTFDSVFDTKPPPYRILHQTPNSEVSYEIAIGITEEEIYKDWEWLSQNLFRVLNEMESEDEITNFTICKIKSLYTQNNQDESGDSADFKVMQSKFRQFFNMPEEEQLVNYYSCTYIKNKIPRQGHLYISLNHVSFYSYMLGQETKISIRFTELEELSRHANTIYLKTNNKMQYNFTILFDHVEAYEFIEQLNKMAIQRIIQDPDSPIINHDKSLLLRFGRKSSKKPVLCRDLTARQKSEEYRVYFRLPQSEIIDGTIKANLWTPYSKRYIGGNIYLSTNFFCFTSDIKDFVSVVIPLKVIKSVEKKDDGNHRYENQIVIITSENVPFVFAQIVARDVLITKITDLLSKFHVPVSRERPKYDISWSKQSALINTFKTRFTPEMQRIQDEKLSRWESHFRDYGRGISMFRTTAVINLIVEGIPEKLRQEIWMIFSGAIHEKEMHPGLYEDLVEKAASIKQSSTHDEIERDLHRSLPEHPAFQSDEGLFALKRVLQAYALRNPQVGYTQAMNIVTSVFLLFCDEENAFWLLASLCENLLPDYYKDKVVGAQIDQGVLNELVKHYLPELHHHLDELGTIKMISLSWFLTIFISVISYESSLQIIDCFFYDGAKIIFVVALQILEWNKDELLRCNDDGEAMLVLSKFLEGIYNPDYDLPVANDKRKRTQSVQTLIHEAYTKFGDISLQRIEELRNKHRRLTMRKFDLDNEETIVKFHSDNMYFSNEELRLLLGIIREEKMAFRKAHFQKLHAHIGESPILVPSPSPTHHRFGFPDNNCSRAEAYSVDFDTFRVLFYELTPWRTCVTIDLSEKLFRLTDKKSTGMLDFSQILNALGLVCSSKYTEKLKLLYILHLPPLLSKVEIEQVRNPKTKTKDDAEEAIEAEDFFGDDPSESIEALPSPTDNNFDENDYALITATQKLHSLAGITSNTFMDILRTPNLSTASNASSMAVNARTSTFYVDLSEDENSTPGGGGASAIISGVSRSQNGSSTIAPLKQQGRFESIDTFSDISDLGAAKVTPPQLNVETISNFSQISDLVMNTNAKRERTDSNTDTKSLGSLRYLLDQPDDASSPNKNIPNMKKTNFQILWRSLIEILGKPDADMNQAYENLLELGKDNIRKDSSLESFTQLNLGGNEEPDSNGNPTTPCEPLTTTKLFVDLEEELKQARCNGGGDGTLTSNNQKSSKNTSSCSNSSLEFDDWEISINQFIATVLAVTTIVKGFYNRTPIKENIEKMQKNRRKCISSNY; encoded by the exons atgtgGATAGAGCCTAAAGAAATTCTTTTGCCATCGGCGTTTTG GCTAGTTGAAAAACgttcaaattattttgttttgcaaaaacgACGTGGTCATGGAGAATCACGAGGCTTGGGATCATTGTTGGTGGGCACATTTGATAGCGTCTTTGATACTAAACCACCTCCTTATCGAATATTACATCAAACTCCGAACTCAGAAGTATCATATG AAATAGCAATTGGTATAACGGAAGAAGAAATATACAAAGATTGGGAATGGCTGTCACAAAACCTTTTTAGAGTATTAAATGAAATGGAGAGTGAAGATGagattacaaattttacaatttgtaaaataaaatcgtTGTATACACAAAATAATCAAGATGAATCTGGGGATTCAGCAGATTTTAAAGTGATGCAATCGAAATTTCGACAATTTTTCAATATGCCCGAAGAGGAGCAATTAGTAAATTACTACTCATGCAC atatattaaaaataaaatacctcGACAAGGACATCTTTATATTTCACTTAATCATGTTAGTTTTTATTCGTACATGTTGGGTCAGGAGACAAAGATAAGTATACGTTTCACAGAGCTGGAAGAGCTATCTAGACATGCCAATACCATCTATTTAAAAACGAACAATAAAATgcaatataattttacaatattgttTGATCATGTAGAGGCATATGAATTTATagaacaactaaataaaatggcTATACAAAGAATTATACAG GATCCCGACAGTCCCATCATTAACCATGATAAATCTTTGTTGTTGCGTTTTGGTCGCAAGTCCTCTAAGAAACCGGTTTTGTGTCGTGATTTAACAGCTCGTCAAAAATCGGAAGAATATCGTGTATATTTCCGTTTACCACAATCGGAGATTATAGATGGAACTATTAAGG CTAACTTATGGACACCATATTCAAAACGATATATCGgcggaaatatttatttatctaccaatttcttttgttttactaGTGACATAAAAGATTTCGTTAGCGTGGTCATTCCTCTGAAAGTTATTAAAAGTGTAGAGAAAAAAGACGATGGTAACCATCGTTATGAAAATCAAATTGTTATTATAACTTCAGAAAATGTTCCATTCGTATTTGCTCAAATTGTCGCTCGAGATGTcctaataacaaaaattactgATTTACTATCAAAATTTCACGT TCCCGTCAGCCGTGAACGTCCAAAATATGATATATCTTGGAGTAAGCAATCGGCCTTAATCAATACCTTCAAAACACGATTTACCCCGGAAATGCAACGTATACAGGATGAAAAACTTTCCCGCTGGGAATCGCATTTTCGCGATTATGGTCGTGGTATATCAATGTTTCGTACTACAGCAGTAATCAATCTTATTGTGGAAGGTATTCCTGAAAAGTTACGACAAGAAATATGGATGATATTTTCTGGTGCTATACATGAAAAAGAAATGCATCCTGGTTTATATGAGGATTTAGTGGAAAAGGCCGCATCTATTAAACAGTCATCAACACACGATGAAATCGAACGAGATTTGCACCGGTCATTGCCGGAGCATCCAGCTTTCCAAAGCGATGAGGGTTTGTTTGCTCTTAAACGCGTGTTACAGGCGTATGCTTTAAGAAATCCACAAGTTGGATACACACAGGCTATGAATATTGTAACttcagtatttttattattttgtgatGAAGAGAATGCTTTTTGGCTTTTGGCCAGTTTGTGTGAAAATCTTTTACCCGATTATTACAAAGATAAAGTGGTTGGAGCCCAG ATTGATCAGGGCGTTTTGAATGAATTAGTTAAACATTATTTACCCGAACTGCATCATCATTTAGATGAATTGGGCACTATTAAAATGATATCTTTATCGTGGTTCCTGACGATTTTTATCAGTGTTATATCATACGAAAGTTCATTGCAAATAATCGATTGTTTCTTTTATGATGGAgccaaaataatatttgttgtggCTTTACAAATTTTGGAGTGGAACAAAGATGAATTATTACGTTGTAACGATGATGGTGAGGCCATGTTGGTACTTTCCAAATTCTTAGAAGGCATTTATAATCCTGATTATGATTTGCCAGTTGCTAATGACAAACGCAAACGCACACAATCGGTGCAAACGTTAATCCATGAAGCCTACACGAAATTTGGCGATATATCGCTACAAAGAATAGAGGAACTGCGAAATAAACATCGTCGCTTGACCATGCGAAAATTTGATTTAGACAATGAAGAGACCATAGTTAAGTTCCATTCGGACAATATGTATTTTAGCAACGAGGAGTTACGTTTGCTGTTGGGAATTATTCGTGAGGAGAAGATGGCGTTTCGCAAAGCTCATTTTCAGAAGTTACATGCTCATATTGGAGAATCTCCCATTTTAGTGCCATCTCCTTCACCTACACACCATCGATTCGGGTTTCCCGACAACAACTGTAGTCGCGCAGAGGCTTACAGTGTTGATTTTGATACATTCCGAGTGCTTTTTTATGAACTCACGCCATGGCGCACATGTGTGACAATTGATTTGTCTGAAAAATTATTCCGc CTTACCGACAAAAAGAGTACTGGCATGTTGGATTTTTCTCAAATCCTAAATGCCTTAGGCTTAGTATGTTCCAGTAAATATACTGAGAAACTTaaacttttgtatattttgcatTTGCCACCTTTACTGTCAAAAGTTGAAATCGAACAAGTAAGaaatccaaaaacaaaaactaaagatGATGCCGAAGAAGCCATCGAAGCTGAAGATTTTTTTGGTGATGATCCTTCCGAATCAATCGAGGCATTACCATCTCCAACCGACAATAATTTCGATGAAAATGATTACGCCTTAATAACGGCCACACAAAAACTACATTCATTAGCAGGCATAACAAGCAATACTTTTATGGACATATTAAGGACACCAAATTTATCTACGGCTTCAAATGCTTCGTCAATGGCTGTCAATGCTAGAACATCAACATTTTATGTAGATCTATCGGAAGACGAAAATAGCACACCAGGAGGCGGCGGAGCCTCTGCGATCATTAGTGGGGTTTCTCGTTCTCAAAATGGTTCGTCAACCATAGCGCCCCTTAAACAGCAGGGACGTTTTGAATCCATTGATACCTTTTCCGATATTTCCGATTTAGGAGCTGCTAAAGTTACACCCCCCCAATTAAATGTCGAAACGATATCAAACTTTTCACAAATCAGCGATTTGGTAATGAACACAAATGCCAAAAGGGAACGCACTGACTCGAATACAGATACGAAAAGTTTGGGCAGTCTACGCTATCTTCTGGATCAGCCAGATGATGCTAGTtcaccaaataaaaatataccgaATATGAAAAAGACTAATTTCCAAATATTATGGAGaagtttaatagaaattttgggAAAACCTGATGCAGACATGAACCAAGCCT atgAAAATCTCTTGGAATTGGGAAAGGATAATATAAGGAAAGACTCTAGTTTAGAAAGTTTTACGCAGCTGAATTTGGGTGGGAATGAAGAG CCTGATTCGAACGGAAATCCAACTACCCCATGTGAACCTCTAACAACTACAAAACTATTTGTGGACTTAGAAGAAGAATTAAAACAAGCCCGTTGTAATGGTGGTGGAGATGGGACTTTAACATCAAATAATCAGAAATCCAGTAAAAATACAAGTAGCTGCAGCAATAGTTCTTTAGAGTTTGATGATTGGGAAATATCCATCAATCAATTTATTGCCACAGTTTTAGCAGTGACAACTATCGTTAAAGGTTTCTATAACCGTACAcccattaaagaaaatatcgaaaaaatgcaaaagaatAGACGTAAATGTATTTCATCGAATTATTAG
- the LOC111684615 gene encoding CRAL-TRIO domain-containing protein C3H8.02: MSQEEATPVNPNDLKDLKERMKLIVDADPKQYHNEYSLKRYLRAFKTTDEAFQAILKTNRWREQYGVENLENLTELQKHSNKARVLRHRDCIGRPVIYIPAKNHNSSDRDIDELTKFIVKCLEEACKKCFEEVTDNLCIVFDLAEFNTSCLDMQLVKNMIWLLSKHYPERLGVCLIVNSPGLFSTVWPLIRQLIDDNTAKKVVFVNDEIDLCKYLIPDILPTDM, from the exons ATGTCACAGGAAGAGGCTACACCTGTTAATCCCAATGATTTGAAAGATTTAAAGGAGCGTATGAAACTTATAGTGGATGCCGATCCCAAGCAATACCATAATGAATATTCATTAAAGCGCTATTTAAGAGCGTTTAAAACAACTGATGAAGCTTTCCAA GCTATACTTAAAACCAACAGATGGCGCGAACAATATGGAGTTGagaatttggaaaatttaactGAATTACAAAAACACAGTAATAAAGCCCGAGTTTTAAGACATCGTGACTGCATTGGTCGGCCTGTTATTTATATTCCAGCCAAAAACCACAACTCTAGTGACCGCGACATTGATGAATTGACGAAATTCATTGTCAAATGTTTGGAAGAGGCATGTAAGAAATGTTTCGAAGAAGTCACCGACAATCTGTGCATTGTTTTCGATTTGGCGGAATTCAATACCTCCTGCTTAGATATGCAATTGGTAAAGAATATGATATGGCTATTGAGTAAACATTACCCAGAACGTTTGGGTGTTTGTTTAATAGTCAACTCTCCGGGGCTGTTTTCTACAGTCTGGCCACTAATTCGTCAATTAATTGATGATAATACAGCAAAGAAAGTTGTATTTGTAAATGACGAAATagatttgtgtaaatatttaatacctGATATTTTGCCTACAGATATGTAA
- the LOC111684620 gene encoding TBC1 domain family member 9 isoform X2, whose translation MESEDEITNFTICKIKSLYTQNNQDESGDSADFKVMQSKFRQFFNMPEEEQLVNYYSCTYIKNKIPRQGHLYISLNHVSFYSYMLGQETKISIRFTELEELSRHANTIYLKTNNKMQYNFTILFDHVEAYEFIEQLNKMAIQRIIQDPDSPIINHDKSLLLRFGRKSSKKPVLCRDLTARQKSEEYRVYFRLPQSEIIDGTIKANLWTPYSKRYIGGNIYLSTNFFCFTSDIKDFVSVVIPLKVIKSVEKKDDGNHRYENQIVIITSENVPFVFAQIVARDVLITKITDLLSKFHVPVSRERPKYDISWSKQSALINTFKTRFTPEMQRIQDEKLSRWESHFRDYGRGISMFRTTAVINLIVEGIPEKLRQEIWMIFSGAIHEKEMHPGLYEDLVEKAASIKQSSTHDEIERDLHRSLPEHPAFQSDEGLFALKRVLQAYALRNPQVGYTQAMNIVTSVFLLFCDEENAFWLLASLCENLLPDYYKDKVVGAQIDQGVLNELVKHYLPELHHHLDELGTIKMISLSWFLTIFISVISYESSLQIIDCFFYDGAKIIFVVALQILEWNKDELLRCNDDGEAMLVLSKFLEGIYNPDYDLPVANDKRKRTQSVQTLIHEAYTKFGDISLQRIEELRNKHRRLTMRKFDLDNEETIVKFHSDNMYFSNEELRLLLGIIREEKMAFRKAHFQKLHAHIGESPILVPSPSPTHHRFGFPDNNCSRAEAYSVDFDTFRVLFYELTPWRTCVTIDLSEKLFRLTDKKSTGMLDFSQILNALGLVCSSKYTEKLKLLYILHLPPLLSKVEIEQVRNPKTKTKDDAEEAIEAEDFFGDDPSESIEALPSPTDNNFDENDYALITATQKLHSLAGITSNTFMDILRTPNLSTASNASSMAVNARTSTFYVDLSEDENSTPGGGGASAIISGVSRSQNGSSTIAPLKQQGRFESIDTFSDISDLGAAKVTPPQLNVETISNFSQISDLVMNTNAKRERTDSNTDTKSLGSLRYLLDQPDDASSPNKNIPNMKKTNFQILWRSLIEILGKPDADMNQAYENLLELGKDNIRKDSSLESFTQLNLGGNEEPDSNGNPTTPCEPLTTTKLFVDLEEELKQARCNGGGDGTLTSNNQKSSKNTSSCSNSSLEFDDWEISINQFIATVLAVTTIVKGFYNRTPIKENIEKMQKNRRKCISSNY comes from the exons ATGGAGAGTGAAGATGagattacaaattttacaatttgtaaaataaaatcgtTGTATACACAAAATAATCAAGATGAATCTGGGGATTCAGCAGATTTTAAAGTGATGCAATCGAAATTTCGACAATTTTTCAATATGCCCGAAGAGGAGCAATTAGTAAATTACTACTCATGCAC atatattaaaaataaaatacctcGACAAGGACATCTTTATATTTCACTTAATCATGTTAGTTTTTATTCGTACATGTTGGGTCAGGAGACAAAGATAAGTATACGTTTCACAGAGCTGGAAGAGCTATCTAGACATGCCAATACCATCTATTTAAAAACGAACAATAAAATgcaatataattttacaatattgttTGATCATGTAGAGGCATATGAATTTATagaacaactaaataaaatggcTATACAAAGAATTATACAG GATCCCGACAGTCCCATCATTAACCATGATAAATCTTTGTTGTTGCGTTTTGGTCGCAAGTCCTCTAAGAAACCGGTTTTGTGTCGTGATTTAACAGCTCGTCAAAAATCGGAAGAATATCGTGTATATTTCCGTTTACCACAATCGGAGATTATAGATGGAACTATTAAGG CTAACTTATGGACACCATATTCAAAACGATATATCGgcggaaatatttatttatctaccaatttcttttgttttactaGTGACATAAAAGATTTCGTTAGCGTGGTCATTCCTCTGAAAGTTATTAAAAGTGTAGAGAAAAAAGACGATGGTAACCATCGTTATGAAAATCAAATTGTTATTATAACTTCAGAAAATGTTCCATTCGTATTTGCTCAAATTGTCGCTCGAGATGTcctaataacaaaaattactgATTTACTATCAAAATTTCACGT TCCCGTCAGCCGTGAACGTCCAAAATATGATATATCTTGGAGTAAGCAATCGGCCTTAATCAATACCTTCAAAACACGATTTACCCCGGAAATGCAACGTATACAGGATGAAAAACTTTCCCGCTGGGAATCGCATTTTCGCGATTATGGTCGTGGTATATCAATGTTTCGTACTACAGCAGTAATCAATCTTATTGTGGAAGGTATTCCTGAAAAGTTACGACAAGAAATATGGATGATATTTTCTGGTGCTATACATGAAAAAGAAATGCATCCTGGTTTATATGAGGATTTAGTGGAAAAGGCCGCATCTATTAAACAGTCATCAACACACGATGAAATCGAACGAGATTTGCACCGGTCATTGCCGGAGCATCCAGCTTTCCAAAGCGATGAGGGTTTGTTTGCTCTTAAACGCGTGTTACAGGCGTATGCTTTAAGAAATCCACAAGTTGGATACACACAGGCTATGAATATTGTAACttcagtatttttattattttgtgatGAAGAGAATGCTTTTTGGCTTTTGGCCAGTTTGTGTGAAAATCTTTTACCCGATTATTACAAAGATAAAGTGGTTGGAGCCCAG ATTGATCAGGGCGTTTTGAATGAATTAGTTAAACATTATTTACCCGAACTGCATCATCATTTAGATGAATTGGGCACTATTAAAATGATATCTTTATCGTGGTTCCTGACGATTTTTATCAGTGTTATATCATACGAAAGTTCATTGCAAATAATCGATTGTTTCTTTTATGATGGAgccaaaataatatttgttgtggCTTTACAAATTTTGGAGTGGAACAAAGATGAATTATTACGTTGTAACGATGATGGTGAGGCCATGTTGGTACTTTCCAAATTCTTAGAAGGCATTTATAATCCTGATTATGATTTGCCAGTTGCTAATGACAAACGCAAACGCACACAATCGGTGCAAACGTTAATCCATGAAGCCTACACGAAATTTGGCGATATATCGCTACAAAGAATAGAGGAACTGCGAAATAAACATCGTCGCTTGACCATGCGAAAATTTGATTTAGACAATGAAGAGACCATAGTTAAGTTCCATTCGGACAATATGTATTTTAGCAACGAGGAGTTACGTTTGCTGTTGGGAATTATTCGTGAGGAGAAGATGGCGTTTCGCAAAGCTCATTTTCAGAAGTTACATGCTCATATTGGAGAATCTCCCATTTTAGTGCCATCTCCTTCACCTACACACCATCGATTCGGGTTTCCCGACAACAACTGTAGTCGCGCAGAGGCTTACAGTGTTGATTTTGATACATTCCGAGTGCTTTTTTATGAACTCACGCCATGGCGCACATGTGTGACAATTGATTTGTCTGAAAAATTATTCCGc CTTACCGACAAAAAGAGTACTGGCATGTTGGATTTTTCTCAAATCCTAAATGCCTTAGGCTTAGTATGTTCCAGTAAATATACTGAGAAACTTaaacttttgtatattttgcatTTGCCACCTTTACTGTCAAAAGTTGAAATCGAACAAGTAAGaaatccaaaaacaaaaactaaagatGATGCCGAAGAAGCCATCGAAGCTGAAGATTTTTTTGGTGATGATCCTTCCGAATCAATCGAGGCATTACCATCTCCAACCGACAATAATTTCGATGAAAATGATTACGCCTTAATAACGGCCACACAAAAACTACATTCATTAGCAGGCATAACAAGCAATACTTTTATGGACATATTAAGGACACCAAATTTATCTACGGCTTCAAATGCTTCGTCAATGGCTGTCAATGCTAGAACATCAACATTTTATGTAGATCTATCGGAAGACGAAAATAGCACACCAGGAGGCGGCGGAGCCTCTGCGATCATTAGTGGGGTTTCTCGTTCTCAAAATGGTTCGTCAACCATAGCGCCCCTTAAACAGCAGGGACGTTTTGAATCCATTGATACCTTTTCCGATATTTCCGATTTAGGAGCTGCTAAAGTTACACCCCCCCAATTAAATGTCGAAACGATATCAAACTTTTCACAAATCAGCGATTTGGTAATGAACACAAATGCCAAAAGGGAACGCACTGACTCGAATACAGATACGAAAAGTTTGGGCAGTCTACGCTATCTTCTGGATCAGCCAGATGATGCTAGTtcaccaaataaaaatataccgaATATGAAAAAGACTAATTTCCAAATATTATGGAGaagtttaatagaaattttgggAAAACCTGATGCAGACATGAACCAAGCCT atgAAAATCTCTTGGAATTGGGAAAGGATAATATAAGGAAAGACTCTAGTTTAGAAAGTTTTACGCAGCTGAATTTGGGTGGGAATGAAGAG CCTGATTCGAACGGAAATCCAACTACCCCATGTGAACCTCTAACAACTACAAAACTATTTGTGGACTTAGAAGAAGAATTAAAACAAGCCCGTTGTAATGGTGGTGGAGATGGGACTTTAACATCAAATAATCAGAAATCCAGTAAAAATACAAGTAGCTGCAGCAATAGTTCTTTAGAGTTTGATGATTGGGAAATATCCATCAATCAATTTATTGCCACAGTTTTAGCAGTGACAACTATCGTTAAAGGTTTCTATAACCGTACAcccattaaagaaaatatcgaaaaaatgcaaaagaatAGACGTAAATGTATTTCATCGAATTATTAG